Proteins from a single region of Megalopta genalis isolate 19385.01 chromosome 3, iyMegGena1_principal, whole genome shotgun sequence:
- the LOC143259176 gene encoding uncharacterized protein LOC143259176 — protein MNSVGNGTSAARLHFHIQSWYDEVEDFDSAEFGYVNYAARGNLSYISFASATISQVGCGRAIYTAGPDESTRRGGSAMALHTIPVGIGDRVETLVCNYGPLDRKTSGELYEDGVPALCPPGTVRSSRYRALCRALPSKNPPQLVGFRGLAQRNKMENVGGAATDETSEIKRTIYLVPTMLLSLTRLSM, from the exons ATGAACAGCGTGGGAAACGGCACGTCCGCCGCGAGACTTCACTTTCACATTCAATCATGGTACGATGAAGTAGAAGACTTCGATTCCGCGGAATTCGG GTACGTAAACTACGCCGCGCGAGGCAACCTGTCTTacatctcgtttgcttcggcaaCAATTAGCCAAGTCGGTTGCGGCCGCGCAATTTACACAGCCGGGCCAGACGAGTCGACTCGTCGAGGAGGGTCCGCGATGGCCTTGCATACAATACCCGTCGGAATCGGGGATCGAGTGGAGACCCTTGTGTGCAATTACGGGCCTCTCGATCGGAAGACATCGGGGGAACTCTACGAAGACGGTGTGCCGGCTCTTTGTCCACCGGGAACGGTTCGCAGTTCGCGATACAGAGCCCTCTGTCGTGCTC TACCCTCGAAGAATCCGCCGCAGCTGGTCGGGTTCCGAGGACTCGCTCAACGGAACAAGATGGAAAACGTCGGAGGTGCAGCGACCGATGAAACGTCCGAAATTAAACGCACAATTTATCTCGTCCCAACGATGCTGTTATCGCTGACACGCCTGTCGATGTGA